From a region of the Halanaerobium hydrogeniformans genome:
- the clpP gene encoding ATP-dependent Clp endopeptidase proteolytic subunit ClpP, which translates to MSLIPMVVEQTNRGERSYDIYSRLLKDRIVFLGSPVSDQVANTVIAQLLFLEADNPDKDIYLYINSPGGSVTAALAMYDTMQYIKPDVVTIGMGQAASAGALLLAAGAEGKRYALPYARVMIHQPAGGAQGKATEAEIHIKELMRIRELLNQILSEHTGQDVEKIAQDVEKDYFMTAEEALDYGIIDEVITRNELEEK; encoded by the coding sequence ATGAGCCTTATACCAATGGTAGTAGAACAAACAAATCGAGGAGAGAGATCATATGATATATACTCTCGTCTTTTAAAAGATAGAATCGTATTCTTAGGTTCTCCAGTATCAGATCAGGTCGCCAATACAGTAATTGCTCAATTGCTTTTTTTGGAAGCAGATAATCCAGATAAAGATATATATCTTTATATTAACAGCCCAGGAGGTTCTGTAACAGCTGCTCTGGCTATGTATGATACAATGCAATATATTAAACCTGATGTTGTTACAATCGGTATGGGACAGGCCGCAAGTGCGGGTGCACTTCTTTTAGCAGCTGGTGCTGAAGGTAAACGTTATGCTTTACCTTATGCGAGGGTTATGATCCATCAACCTGCTGGAGGAGCACAGGGAAAAGCTACTGAAGCGGAGATTCATATTAAAGAGCTGATGAGGATTAGAGAGCTCTTAAATCAAATATTAAGTGAGCATACTGGTCAGGATGTAGAAAAGATTGCTCAGGATGTAGAAAAAGATTATTTCATGACTGCAGAAGAAGCACTTGATTATGGTATCATTGATGAAGTAATCACACGTAACGAGTTAGAGGAAAAGTAA
- the clpX gene encoding ATP-dependent Clp protease ATP-binding subunit ClpX has translation MFKFGDHEEGELKCSFCGKSQDQVKKLVAGPGVYICDECIELCNEIVEEEIDEEIDLKLSEIPKPKEIKEILDQYVIGQERAKKSLSVAVYNHYKRVNTNMVVDDVELQKSNIMMVGPTGCGKTLMAQTLARILDVPFAITDATSLTEAGYVGEDVENILLKLIQAADYDVEKAEKGIIYVDEIDKIARKSENTSITRDVSGEGVQQALLKIIEGTVASVPPQGGRKHPHQEFIQIDTTDILFIAGGAFDGLEKLIDSRISEKVMGFGADIKTKNESKNIGEILKHIQPQDLLHYGLIPEFIGRMPVQVTLDELEVEDMVRIMQEPRNALVKQYQKFFLMDDIELEFTDDALEAIANQALSRNTGARGLRSVVENTVLDIMYDLPSRPEIKKCIITKEVIENNADPILEIEDEMTEKEESA, from the coding sequence ATGTTTAAATTTGGCGATCATGAAGAAGGAGAACTTAAATGTTCTTTTTGTGGAAAAAGCCAGGATCAAGTAAAAAAGCTAGTTGCTGGCCCAGGTGTATATATATGTGATGAATGTATAGAATTATGTAATGAAATTGTTGAAGAAGAAATTGATGAAGAAATTGATCTTAAGCTTAGTGAAATACCAAAACCAAAAGAAATAAAAGAAATCTTAGACCAATATGTAATTGGTCAAGAAAGAGCCAAAAAATCACTGTCTGTTGCTGTATATAACCATTATAAAAGGGTTAATACAAATATGGTAGTTGATGATGTTGAATTACAGAAAAGTAATATTATGATGGTTGGACCAACCGGATGTGGTAAAACATTAATGGCTCAGACTTTAGCAAGAATCTTAGATGTTCCTTTTGCTATTACAGATGCTACTTCTTTAACAGAGGCTGGTTATGTAGGAGAAGATGTAGAGAATATTCTCCTCAAATTAATTCAGGCTGCTGATTATGATGTAGAAAAAGCGGAAAAGGGAATTATTTATGTAGATGAAATTGATAAAATTGCCCGCAAATCAGAAAACACCTCTATAACTAGAGATGTGTCTGGAGAGGGAGTACAGCAGGCACTGCTCAAAATAATTGAAGGGACAGTTGCAAGCGTACCACCACAGGGAGGCAGAAAACATCCCCACCAGGAATTCATTCAGATAGATACAACAGATATTTTATTTATTGCCGGTGGAGCTTTTGATGGTCTGGAAAAATTAATTGATTCTAGAATTAGTGAAAAAGTGATGGGTTTTGGTGCTGATATTAAAACCAAGAATGAAAGTAAAAATATAGGAGAAATTTTAAAGCATATTCAACCACAGGATCTTCTTCATTATGGTTTGATTCCTGAATTTATCGGTAGAATGCCTGTTCAGGTGACTTTAGACGAACTTGAAGTTGAAGATATGGTGAGAATAATGCAGGAGCCTCGTAATGCACTTGTAAAACAATATCAGAAGTTTTTCTTGATGGATGATATAGAGTTAGAATTTACAGATGATGCTTTAGAAGCTATTGCCAATCAGGCACTTTCTAGAAATACAGGTGCCCGTGGTTTAAGATCTGTAGTAGAAAATACTGTACTTGATATTATGTATGACTTACCATCAAGACCAGAAATCAAAAAATGCATTATAACTAAAGAGGTTATAGAAAATAATGCAGATCCAATTTTAGAAATAGAAGATGAAATGACAGAAAAAGAAGAAAGTGCTTAA
- the tig gene encoding trigger factor, which translates to MEINKEVLEGNKIKLDIEIESEKVEEALEKAYRKVVKDMTIPGFRKGKAPRKIVEKRYGEEVLHKDALDILIPQGYSQALEETDIEPIDQPEIADFYIAKGEPAKFTAVVEVKPEVELGEYKDLGIEKEDASVKEEEIDARLKNMQNEHSQLVTSERKELQEGDFAIIDFTGYVDGEEFPGGSAEEYSLEIGSGSFIPGFEEQLIGLEVGEEKTVEVTFPEEYQADDLAGQDASFDVKLKEIKVRKSPELDDDFAVEASEYETLAELKESIKEELSEQKEKNAENNYREELIKKVSENAEVEMTDTLVDEQLDQMFQSLSQSISQQGMEVEDYLGYMGIDEEEWREQNRDSAAERAKELLVLDAIAEVEGIEISDEELDEEIENIAEIHDREAEQIKAIFQMQGQLETLKDDIKRQKTIEFLKENN; encoded by the coding sequence GTGGAAATAAATAAAGAGGTATTAGAAGGTAACAAGATTAAACTGGATATTGAAATAGAAAGTGAAAAGGTTGAAGAAGCTTTAGAAAAAGCATATCGTAAGGTTGTTAAAGATATGACCATTCCTGGTTTTAGAAAAGGGAAAGCTCCTCGAAAAATTGTAGAAAAAAGATATGGTGAAGAGGTGCTTCATAAAGATGCACTTGATATTTTAATTCCTCAGGGATATAGTCAAGCATTAGAAGAAACTGATATTGAACCAATAGATCAACCAGAAATTGCAGATTTTTATATTGCCAAAGGTGAGCCTGCTAAATTTACAGCAGTAGTTGAAGTTAAACCTGAAGTAGAACTTGGTGAATATAAAGATTTAGGTATAGAAAAAGAAGATGCTTCTGTAAAAGAAGAAGAAATAGATGCACGTCTTAAAAATATGCAAAATGAACACAGCCAGCTTGTAACTTCTGAAAGAAAAGAACTGCAGGAAGGTGATTTTGCAATAATAGATTTTACCGGTTATGTTGATGGAGAAGAATTCCCCGGTGGATCTGCTGAAGAATACAGTTTAGAGATTGGGTCAGGTAGCTTTATTCCTGGTTTTGAAGAACAGCTGATTGGACTTGAGGTTGGTGAAGAAAAAACTGTTGAAGTAACCTTCCCCGAAGAATATCAGGCAGATGACTTAGCCGGTCAGGATGCTTCATTTGATGTAAAGTTAAAAGAAATCAAGGTTAGAAAGTCTCCAGAGCTTGATGATGATTTTGCTGTTGAAGCCAGTGAATATGAAACTTTAGCTGAATTAAAAGAAAGTATTAAAGAAGAGCTTTCAGAACAAAAAGAAAAAAATGCTGAAAATAACTATAGAGAAGAATTAATTAAAAAAGTAAGTGAAAATGCTGAAGTTGAGATGACTGATACTTTAGTAGATGAACAGCTTGATCAAATGTTCCAGAGTCTTTCCCAATCAATTTCTCAGCAGGGTATGGAAGTTGAAGATTATCTAGGATATATGGGAATAGATGAGGAAGAATGGCGTGAACAGAATAGAGATTCTGCAGCTGAAAGAGCTAAAGAATTGCTTGTTTTAGATGCTATTGCAGAAGTTGAGGGAATTGAAATTAGTGATGAAGAATTAGATGAAGAAATAGAAAATATAGCTGAAATACATGACAGAGAAGCTGAACAAATTAAAGCTATCTTTCAGATGCAGGGACAGCTTGAAACTCTAAAAGATGATATTAAACGTCAAAAAACTATTGAGTTTTTAAAAGAAAATAACTAA
- a CDS encoding TetR/AcrR family transcriptional regulator produces the protein MAKKTKKSLKRRNTILREAEKLFIEEGFEKATVKEIAERAGVAKGTFYYYFDTKEDIINALLGKRYNHTEKKAQHILESDKYSPLEKLEKVILRLIFTRQGNFKVYEFFKIDENAKFMKKRNKEFWNKFIPVFTEIVKEGVEAGVFETDYPEELTEILFMGIDGFLHRHYAKFTTKEMYQAKFCAVEELLTKALNLKGQKVDLSLMKPDN, from the coding sequence TTGGCTAAAAAGACAAAAAAATCGCTTAAGAGGCGTAACACAATTTTAAGAGAAGCAGAAAAGCTATTTATTGAAGAAGGTTTTGAAAAAGCAACTGTTAAAGAAATTGCCGAAAGAGCAGGAGTTGCTAAAGGAACCTTTTATTATTATTTTGACACAAAAGAAGATATAATTAATGCTTTGTTAGGAAAAAGGTATAATCATACTGAAAAAAAAGCTCAACATATTTTAGAAAGTGATAAATACAGTCCACTTGAAAAATTAGAAAAAGTAATTTTAAGGCTTATTTTTACCAGACAGGGTAATTTTAAGGTTTATGAGTTTTTTAAGATAGATGAAAATGCAAAGTTTATGAAAAAAAGAAATAAAGAATTCTGGAATAAGTTTATTCCGGTTTTTACTGAAATAGTAAAAGAAGGTGTAGAAGCTGGAGTGTTTGAAACCGACTACCCGGAAGAATTAACAGAAATATTATTTATGGGTATTGATGGTTTTTTGCATCGGCATTATGCTAAATTTACTACCAAAGAAATGTACCAGGCAAAATTTTGTGCTGTAGAAGAATTATTAACCAAAGCACTTAATTTAAAAGGACAAAAAGTTGATCTATCATTGATGAAACCGGATAATTAA